The Anaerolineae bacterium genome includes the window CCAGACTTTGCCAGTGGCGGTCAATCTTATCGTCCAGTAAAGAAAGTCTTAAATTTATAGCTTCAAAAAGCCTCGATTGTTCCTCAATTCTTCCTTCAACTCTGGCGATTCTCTGTTCTATGGCTACTTCAACCATTTCGGTCCTCCTGCCATGTTGGTTTAAGTTTAGCTGAGTTTCTCTGAAAGGGCAAGTTTGGCTTAACTTTACCCATATCTTTAGAGTGCCTGGACAAACTCAGCCTGAAAGCCATCCGGCGGTTGGTAAATATCCAATGTTCTGGGCAAGAGGCAAGGGTTGAAGAGTGAGCGGGATAGGCTCTATTTGGTTTTGAGGGGGTTATATAGCCACCCTGGCGTTCTCCAGGTTATGGATGCCTTCTAAGTTGAAGGCAAAGTCAAGCTATAATCCTGGCGCAAGAGCTTTGTTTGCGCTGCAGTTTAAAGTGCGCCATAATAAAATTGAAAATTTCCAGGGAGGTTTGGAAACGATGGAGAAGCTTGGACCAGAGAAGCTCCGTAAAATTTGCCCCATTGAGGCCATCCCTTGCGCTACTTCTTTAGAATTAGAGCCACCTGCAGAGATAATTGGTCAGGAAAGGGCGGTCAGGGCTCTCAATTTTGGCTTGGAAATGGATAAGAGGGGGTTTAATATCTTCGTGGCGGGGCTACCTGGCACAGGACGTATGACGGCTGTTCTGAGTTTTCTGGAAAAGCTGGCAGCTCAAAAGCCAGTCCCGCCCGATTGGTGCTATGTTTACAACTTCAAAGACCCTTACAGGCCGCGCGCCTTGCGTCTTCCACCGGGGAAGGGTCAGCTTTTCAAAAGGCAGGTTCGGGAATTTATTGAAGCTGCGCGCCGTGAAATTCCCACAGCCTTTGAAAGTGAGGATTACGCAGCCCGCCGCGAGGCTCTGGAAGTTGAATTTAACACTCGCCGCCAGGAACTCTTTAACCTTCTGGGCCGTAAAGCCCGTGAGCAGGGCTTTCTACTCCAATCTTCTCCAGCCGGGATTTTCATAATACCCACCAAAGAAGGGCAGCCCCTCAGCCAGGAAGCTTTTGAAAGCCTGCCCGAAGAGGAAAAATTTCAGATTGTTCAGAGAAAAAGCGCTGTAGAGGCAGAGCTGAGAGAGGCTTTCCGAGAGCTGCGGCGCATGGAGAGAGAGTTTCAGGACCGCCTTAAAGAGCTGGATAAGTCCGTAGTAGGAAACATTATCAGCCGCTACCTGGAGGAACTGCTTGAAACCTACCAGGATTATCCAGGCGTGAGAGAATATCTGGAAGAAGTCCGGAACGATATTCACGAAAACATTGAACAATTCCGCCAGCCTCAGGAAAAGGTTCCGCCTGAAGTGAGGGAAAGGATATGGCGCCGTTATGAGGTTAACGTCTTAGTGGATAACAGCGAACTCAAGGGAGCTCCGGTGGTCACGGAACTGAACCCCACGTACACTAACCTTATAGGGCGAATTGAGAAGGAAGCCGTCTTCGGTGCTCTTATGACCGATTTCACCCTCATAAAAGCTGGTGCTTTGCATAAAGCTAACGGGGGTTATCTTGTAATCCAGGCGGAGGATCTCCTCCGCAATCCTTTCGCCTGGGAAGGCCTCAAGCTCGCTCTGGCCAATGGCAAAGTCATAGTGGAAGAGGTGGGGGAGAAATTGGGCTTTATAACCACCCGGGGCCTTCAGCCTGAACCTATCCCGCTGGATGTAAAAGTGGTCCTTATCGGTACTCCTTACCTTTACTATTTGCTTTACAGTCTGGATGAGCAGTTTAAGGAGCTTTTTAAGGTTAAAGCGGACTTTGATACCAGAATGGACCGCGATGGCAATAACATCCGGGCTTATTGCTCCTTTATCTGCGGGGTGGTCCAGAGGGAAAATCTTCTTCCCTTTGACGCCTCGGGTATGGCCAAGATTGTGGAATTCGGTTCAAGGTTGGCTGGGGATCAGGATAAACTGTCCACTCGTTTCGCAGAGATTGCCGATATAATTCGGGAAGCGCACTTTTGGGCCGAAAAAGACAGCTCCTCTTTTGTTAAGGCCGAGCATGTCCAGAAGGCTCTGGATGAAAGGGTGTATCGTTCCAACCTTATACAGGAGCGAATACAGGAAATGATTGAGAAGGGGGTGATTCTAATTGACACCGAAGGGGAAAAGGTTGGGCAGGTGAATGGCCTATCAGTGGTTAACCTCGGAGATTTCGCCTTCGGAAGGCCAACCCGAATAACAGCTTCTATCGGGGTCGGAAAAGAAGGGATTGTGGACATCGAAAGAGAAACCAAACTCGGAGGTCCCATTCACACCAAAGGGGTTTTGATTCTGACAGGCTATTTATTGAACAAGTACGCTCAGGATAAGCCCCTTACTCTGGCAGCTCGGCTGGTTTTTGAGCAGAGTTATGAAGGGGTTGAAGGGGATAGCGCTTCCGCAGCCGAGGTTTTTGCCCTCCTTTCAGCTCTCTCGGGGCTGCCCATTAAGCAGGGAATAGCTGTAACCGGTTCTCTTAATCAGAAAGGCGAGATTCAGGCTATAGGTGGGGTTAACGAAAAGATAGAGGGTTTTTTCGAGGTTTGCAAAGCGAAAGGCTTGAACGGTCAGCAAGGGGTTGTAATACCCAAGGCCAACGTCAGCAATTTGATGCTTAAAGAGGAGGTAATAGAAGCGGTCAAAGAGGGCAAATTCCACATCTGGGCCATTGAGACAGTGGATGAAGGAATTGAGATCCTTACAGGAGTGAAGGCCGGAGAGAGGCGAGAGGACGGGACTTTTGAAGAAAACACTGTGAATTACCTGGTGGATAAAAGGCTCAGAGAGCTTTCCAAACGCCTTGAAACTAGAGAAGAAAAGGAGGGCGAAAAATGAAGAGGGCTCTGACTATCGCAGGCTCTGATTCTGGAGGAGGGGCTGGCATCCAGGCTGACCTTAAAACTTTTTCAGCGCTGGGTGTCTACGGGATGAGCGTCCTTACAGCTCTTACTGCTCAGAACACCCTGGGAGTTCAGGCTGTCTTTGAGCTTCCACCCTCTTTTGTAGCCCAACAAATAGATTCAGTAGTCACGGACATCGGGGTTGACGCCGTAAAGACAGGAATGCTTGCTAATTCTGATATAATCCACGTGGTTGCTGAGAAGGTTAAGGAGTACCGTTTGCCCAACTTGGTAGTAGACCCCGTAATGCGGGCTAAAAGCGGGGATCCCCTTCTCAGGCCTGAAGCTCAGGAAGCCCTTGTTAAAGAGCTACTGCCGCTTGCCATGGTGGTTACCCCTAACCTCCCGGAGGCTGAAGCCCTGGTGGGTTTTCCGGTAAGAACTCTTGAAGATATGCGACGGGCGGCTATAGCTATCCATGAAATGGGACCAGCATGGGTGGTAGTGAAGGGTGGCCACCTGGAAGGGGATATAAGCGTTGATGTCCTTTACAATGGCAAGGATTGGTGGGAATTCACTGCACCCCATATCAACACCCGTAACACTCATGGTACAGGCTGCACTTTCGCCTCGGCTATTGCAGCCTGGCTCGCTCGCGGTGCCGATGTTCCGGAGGCAGTTCGGCTGGCCAAAGAATATTTAACGGAAGCCCTTAAGGCCGGAGCCAGGTTGAGCCTAGGAAAAGGCCATGGCCCTGTCCACCATTTTGCCCTTCTCTACCGGAAAATGGGCTGGGAAGAATAAGCCTACTTTGCCCAGCGGGGATTGAAGCTGTTGCCGTCGCCGGTGAGCTGGAAAAACTGCCTTTTTCCCACGTCCACCAGGTAAAGATTGCCCTGATAACTTGCCACGAATTGGGGACTATAAGGGGACCAGGCTACCTGAGAAGGGTCCTGAAGGCCGGGCTCAAGAGGCGGAGGAAAAACAACCCGACGGTTTGAACCGTCGCGGTCAGCCAGGTAAAGCTTGTAAAGGGAGGACCTGGAATAAAAGGGCTCATTTGCCTGACCGTAGAGAATAAAGTCCTTTCCGGCGTATGAAGGTGACCAATGAGGGCTGGACCACATCCCTGTATTTTCAGCCCAGCGTATTTTAATTTGCCCATCCAGGCTTAGCACCCAGACATCGAAGAGGGGGCTTTCTTGAGGCTGCTCCCCGCTTACAGGAGGACCATGCACTACTGTTACGATGAAATCTCCTTCGGGGGAAGGGGATAGGGTTGGGACCCAAACCCATTCTCCGTAAGTGTAGTAAGGTGCAAAGGAAATCAAGGGGGTTATAACACCCTTTTCACCATCCAGCACCCCAATGCTTTCCGCTGTAGCCCAGGCGAAAAGGTTTTTGCCCGGTATCCACCGGAAGTTTACCCCCCACCATCCATACGGAATGCTCTCCCAGGCTGTAATTACGGGAGTAGCCTTTATGGATTCAAAGGGTCGCCAAGTGGCGATCCACAGGTTGTTGTGGGCTTTCCAGCCTGGGGAGCCAGCGGTTTTTTCCCCCGTAGAATAAGCAAAACGATAAATTCCATTTGCGCCTGTTGCTGGTTCCCATTCAGCATACAGAATTCCTTCCAGTCCAAGAGGTCTTGGTTCTTCGCCTGCTATGGTAGCAGTGACAACCCACAAGGAATTCAGCTTATTGCCCTCTTCCCGCCGAGTGAAAAGCAAATACTTGCCGTCGGGCGAAAGCTCAAAAACCCTCCCGTCCAGGTCTCCCCAGGTAGTAATGGGGCGTCGGGAATTGCTGGAAAATCTCATGAGCCAGGCATTCCCACCAGATATATATGCTATGGTGCCACTTACAGGCACTGAGGAGAGGAGCTTTTCCACCCCGACGACTATCACTTCATCTTGAGCTGGGGTTATAACTCTAGTGGAAGCTATATCCCTAGCTTTTTCCACTCCATTTTCAAGCGTTACCCGGTAGATGATTTCTTCTTCTCCACTGATCCCTGGTTGCACCAGCTTTCTCTCACCCGGAGTTAAAGCTTCACTGCGGATAACGCGGGATTCAAAGGGTATCGGGCGCCGGATGCTTTCCAGTTTGTATTCAACTCTAATCACCCGGATATGAGTGCCTGGGCCAACCTCAACCCACAGGTCTGGCTCAACTTTATCGTAGGGGCCAAGTTTAACTCCAGCCTCGGCCAATACTTCTCTAACGTTAGTGCCCCGGGCAGAAAAGGAGTAAATTTTGCCGTCTACTTCCAAGGTAACTGGAGTTTGTGCAGGGGTGGAACACCCCCATACCAAAAGGAAAAGCCCCACCACCAGGAAGATCCCCTGTCTCACTTCAGCCTCACCCCAGCCTTTTCCTAACTTATACCACACCTGTGCGGTCCTTTCAAACTTAACACACTAACATCTCTTTGGCTGGCGAATTCTGAAAACTGAAGCCCCAGGTCTCCCTTCTGTGACACATGCGGCTGGCGGGCTTTGAAAAGAGATGAGGATTTAATGAGGAGGTGACTTG containing:
- a CDS encoding AAA family ATPase; the protein is MEKLGPEKLRKICPIEAIPCATSLELEPPAEIIGQERAVRALNFGLEMDKRGFNIFVAGLPGTGRMTAVLSFLEKLAAQKPVPPDWCYVYNFKDPYRPRALRLPPGKGQLFKRQVREFIEAARREIPTAFESEDYAARREALEVEFNTRRQELFNLLGRKAREQGFLLQSSPAGIFIIPTKEGQPLSQEAFESLPEEEKFQIVQRKSAVEAELREAFRELRRMEREFQDRLKELDKSVVGNIISRYLEELLETYQDYPGVREYLEEVRNDIHENIEQFRQPQEKVPPEVRERIWRRYEVNVLVDNSELKGAPVVTELNPTYTNLIGRIEKEAVFGALMTDFTLIKAGALHKANGGYLVIQAEDLLRNPFAWEGLKLALANGKVIVEEVGEKLGFITTRGLQPEPIPLDVKVVLIGTPYLYYLLYSLDEQFKELFKVKADFDTRMDRDGNNIRAYCSFICGVVQRENLLPFDASGMAKIVEFGSRLAGDQDKLSTRFAEIADIIREAHFWAEKDSSSFVKAEHVQKALDERVYRSNLIQERIQEMIEKGVILIDTEGEKVGQVNGLSVVNLGDFAFGRPTRITASIGVGKEGIVDIERETKLGGPIHTKGVLILTGYLLNKYAQDKPLTLAARLVFEQSYEGVEGDSASAAEVFALLSALSGLPIKQGIAVTGSLNQKGEIQAIGGVNEKIEGFFEVCKAKGLNGQQGVVIPKANVSNLMLKEEVIEAVKEGKFHIWAIETVDEGIEILTGVKAGERREDGTFEENTVNYLVDKRLRELSKRLETREEKEGEK
- a CDS encoding G5 domain-containing protein produces the protein MRQGIFLVVGLFLLVWGCSTPAQTPVTLEVDGKIYSFSARGTNVREVLAEAGVKLGPYDKVEPDLWVEVGPGTHIRVIRVEYKLESIRRPIPFESRVIRSEALTPGERKLVQPGISGEEEIIYRVTLENGVEKARDIASTRVITPAQDEVIVVGVEKLLSSVPVSGTIAYISGGNAWLMRFSSNSRRPITTWGDLDGRVFELSPDGKYLLFTRREEGNKLNSLWVVTATIAGEEPRPLGLEGILYAEWEPATGANGIYRFAYSTGEKTAGSPGWKAHNNLWIATWRPFESIKATPVITAWESIPYGWWGVNFRWIPGKNLFAWATAESIGVLDGEKGVITPLISFAPYYTYGEWVWVPTLSPSPEGDFIVTVVHGPPVSGEQPQESPLFDVWVLSLDGQIKIRWAENTGMWSSPHWSPSYAGKDFILYGQANEPFYSRSSLYKLYLADRDGSNRRVVFPPPLEPGLQDPSQVAWSPYSPQFVASYQGNLYLVDVGKRQFFQLTGDGNSFNPRWAK
- the thiD gene encoding bifunctional hydroxymethylpyrimidine kinase/phosphomethylpyrimidine kinase, with protein sequence MKRALTIAGSDSGGGAGIQADLKTFSALGVYGMSVLTALTAQNTLGVQAVFELPPSFVAQQIDSVVTDIGVDAVKTGMLANSDIIHVVAEKVKEYRLPNLVVDPVMRAKSGDPLLRPEAQEALVKELLPLAMVVTPNLPEAEALVGFPVRTLEDMRRAAIAIHEMGPAWVVVKGGHLEGDISVDVLYNGKDWWEFTAPHINTRNTHGTGCTFASAIAAWLARGADVPEAVRLAKEYLTEALKAGARLSLGKGHGPVHHFALLYRKMGWEE